Genomic segment of bacterium:
AATATTTAAAAATATTCGTATGGCTCTGGCGATAAAGAGCTAATTCTCTTTTAACTTCTACTTCTCGGAAATCTCTAAATGTGTGAGTGTTATATGCTTTCAGGAAAAGAGATTTTTTTATGTAGTTCTTACTCTTGTTCTTAAGCAGTAGTTAGTTGCCTCAAGTAAGCTGAGAGAAATTATTTCTTCTTCAATTTTCCGGAGCATATTATTGTATTTAGTTTAGGGGAGAGAAAATAGGTATTTATTCACACTTTCTTCCCTCTTCATATAATATTGGACTTTATTTCTTTGGATAGTAAATTAGATACAGAGGAATGAAAGGAATAATCTCTGTAGGAGTAGGTTAAATGATTCTATTTGGTGGAAGTTTAAAGGAGATGTTGGAATACATGGGACTTTTTGGATTTGGGAAGCCAAATATTGAGAAGTTGAAAAAAAGGAAGGATGTTAAAGGTTTAATCAAAGCACTTAAGTATAAGAATGGAGAGATTCGAAGGGACGCAGCAGAAGCCTTAGGTGAGATAAGAGACAAAAGAGCAGTAGAGCCATTGATTGCTGCACTTAAGGATGAACATATGGGGGTCCGATGGCATTGCTGCTGCGCTTTAGTAGAGATAGGTGATAAGAAAGCAGTTGAGCCACTAACTACTCTATTGAAGGATGAAGATGTAAATCTCCGAGGGCATGTAGCAGACTTATTAGGGAGTATAGGTGATAAAAGGGCAGTTGAGCCACTCATTGCTGCAATGGAGGAGGATGAGTTTGTCCGATTGACAGCACCACTTGCTTTAGGGAAAATAGGTGATAAGAGGGCAGTAGCACCACTCATTGCTGCTTTAAAGAATGATGATGAGTGGGTCAGACGGAATTGCTGCCACGCCTTAGGGGAAATAGGTGACAAGAGAGCAGTTGAGTCACTTATTACTGCTTTGGAGGATGAGGATAGTGGTGTTCGAAAGGCTTGCTGCGATGCTTTAGGAAAGATAGGTGATAAAAGGGCAGTTGAGCCACTTATGGCTGCTTTAAAGGATGATGATAAGTGGGTCCGAGGGAGAGTAGCAATAGCTTTAGGTAATATAGGAGACTCTCGAGCAGTAAAACCACTAATTACTACATTGAAAGATCCCTTAATTGCTACATTGAAGGATGAAGACTGCGAGGTCCGAGCCGATGCAAGATTAGCTTTAGTAAAAATAGGTAAGCCAGCTGTTCAGTCACTCATTGCTGCTTTAAAGGATGATGATAAGTGGGTCAGATGGGCTTGCTGCGATGCTTTAGGAAAGATAGGGGACAAGAGAGCAGTAGGACCACTAATTGCTGCATTGGGGGATGATGATAGAATGACCCAATGCTATGCAGTGGAAGCCTTAGGAGAGATAGGTGACAAGAGAGCAGTTCAGTCACTCATTGCTGCTTTAAAGGATGATGATAAGTGGGTCCGAGAGAAAGCAGCAAAAGTCTTAGGGAAAAGAAAGATAGGTGATAAGCAAGCAGTAGGATCACTTATTGATGCATTGAAAGATGAGGATTGGGGAGTTCGAAAGTTAGCAGCAGGAGCCTTAGGAAAGATAGGTAACTTACAGGCTATTGAGGCCTTAACTAAAGTTTCACAAAATGATAGTAGTGAGGATGTAAGAGAAGCAGCAGAGAAGGCTTTACAAAATATCCAACAATAGGAGAACTTAGGGTCACCTATGAAAAGGTTTGTCAAGAAAAAAAGAGACCGTTTAGAATTTGAGGTAAGTGGAGGGGAGTAGTGGAGGGGAGTAGGGTCGGGAGGGGAGTAGGGTCGGGGAGGGGAGTAGGGTCGCATCTTGAATTG
This window contains:
- a CDS encoding HEAT repeat domain-containing protein, whose translation is MILFGGSLKEMLEYMGLFGFGKPNIEKLKKRKDVKGLIKALKYKNGEIRRDAAEALGEIRDKRAVEPLIAALKDEHMGVRWHCCCALVEIGDKKAVEPLTTLLKDEDVNLRGHVADLLGSIGDKRAVEPLIAAMEEDEFVRLTAPLALGKIGDKRAVAPLIAALKNDDEWVRRNCCHALGEIGDKRAVESLITALEDEDSGVRKACCDALGKIGDKRAVEPLMAALKDDDKWVRGRVAIALGNIGDSRAVKPLITTLKDPLIATLKDEDCEVRADARLALVKIGKPAVQSLIAALKDDDKWVRWACCDALGKIGDKRAVGPLIAALGDDDRMTQCYAVEALGEIGDKRAVQSLIAALKDDDKWVREKAAKVLGKRKIGDKQAVGSLIDALKDEDWGVRKLAAGALGKIGNLQAIEALTKVSQNDSSEDVREAAEKALQNIQQ